The following proteins are encoded in a genomic region of Ostrea edulis chromosome 7, xbOstEdul1.1, whole genome shotgun sequence:
- the LOC125656861 gene encoding heat shock 70 kDa protein 12A-like, whose protein sequence is MNVIKGTKNRQSSPGKLRTHGLNICNCTCTLNENPNSILPPDVQNKGEMAHQSVDSSACAVTDRQMADQTVESIACAVTDIALKSEDTATTDEILLVAALDFGTTYSGIAWSHTHEFEKYPLRISCLHWSSMLGPSQATYKTPTSLLLKSNGEMIAFGYEAEEQYAELADDNAQSGYCFFKHFKMLLYENEILRSDTVLVDDEGHPMQAKDIFAQSISYMKRRLLEDLKSRGNMIREENILWVITVPAIWNDGAKQFTREAAVKAGIPRKRMKLALEPEAASIYTMKVHSERSKDQLPQIGQGTKYIVLDLGGGTIDISLKEVTEDITIKEVHHASGGPWGGREVNIQFMKFLEELIGKDVIKELKTTHKASWLDLEREIELKKRNTKGDNNGRVLFQIPAELQEVYQSKTGKKLINAIGFETKYAGKVDVKRNCLRIDKSIIETFLKKCLDNIVKHTKSLLAKPEARDTKYLVLVGGFAESEFMKTEIPKALGNLQIYIPDDPWLAVMRGAVIFGQNPSVVKSRISKYTYGTAVIRYFIDEYDDPEQKINQDGNPYCKNVFNKLAEVGQSFEVGETAENEVYAHRADMTKMRIKVFKSNEANPRYVTDENCKQIGNMLLDMPGYGVERKVTVSLSFGEEEITCKGVNKATGESVHVRLNLLSND, encoded by the exons AATCCCAATTCCATCCTTCCTCCTGACGTTCAGAATAAAGGAGAAATGGCTCACCAGTCGGTGGACTCTTCTGCATGCGCCgtcacagacagacaaatggcTGACCAGACGGTGGAATCCATTGCATGTGCCGTCACAGACATAGCTTTGAAGTCCGAGGACACAGCAACAACAGACGAAATTCTCCTCGTGGCTGCTCTTGACTTTGGTACGACCTACTCCGGAATAGCGTGGTCTCACACTCACGAATTCGAAAAATATCCCCTTCGGATCAGTTGTCTCCATTGGTCAAGCATGCTTGGTCCGTCGCAAGCCACTTACAAAACGCCGACGTCTCTGTTACTGAAATCAAATGGAGAAATGATAGCGTTTGGATACGAAGCGGAGGAACAGTACGCAGAATTGGCAGACGACAATGCCCAGTCTGGATATTgctttttcaaacattttaagaTGTTACTCTACGAAAATGAG ATTCTGCGCAGTGATACTGTCCTCGTGGATGATGAAGGTCATCCAATGCAAGCGAAAGATATTTTTGCACAGAGCATCAGTTATATGAAACGCCGTCTGCTGGAAGACTTGAAATCTAGAGGAAACATGATAAGAGAAGAGAATATACTGTGGGTCATCACGGTTCCCGCCATATGGAATGATGGCGCGAAACAGTTCACACGGGAGGCGGCGGTGAAG GCTGGCATACCAAGGAAAAGAATGAAGCTGGCATTAGAACCTGAAGCTGCCTCAATATACACCATGAAAGTCCATTCAGAAAGATCAAAAGATCAGTTACCACAAATTGGACAAGGAACTAAATACATTGTTCTTGACCTTGGAG GAGGAACCATTGATATATCACTCAAAGAGGTAACCGAGGATATCACTATTAAAGAGGTCCACCACGCTAGTGGTGGCCCGTGGGGAGGACGGGAAGTTAACATACAGTTTATGAAGTTTCTGGAAGAGCTGATTGGAAAAGACGTAATAAAGGAActgaaaacaacacacaaagcATCTTGGCTGGATTTGGAGAGGGAAATCGAGTTAAAAAAGAGAAAtacaaagggagataataatgGCAGAGTTCTATTCCAAATTCCTGCAGAACTGCAGGAGGTTTATCAAAGCAAAACTGGCAAGAAACTGATAAATGCAATTGGGTTTGAAACAAAATACGCGGGGAAAGTAGATGTTAAACGCAATTGTCTACGAATAGATAAATCCATCATTGAAACTTTCCTTAAGAAATGCTTGGACAACATTGTTAAGCACACAAAAAGCCTGCTGGCGAAACCTGAGGCTCGGGACACAAAATACCTCGTTCTTGTGGGGGGCTTTGCCGAATCTGAGTTTATGAAAACTGAAATACCAAAGGCACTTGGCAATCTTCAGATATACATTCCAGACGATCCATGGCTAGCTGTTATGCGCGGGGCTGTTATATTTGGACAAAATCCATCCGTCGTCAAATCCAGAATTTCTAAATATACCTACGGAACCGCTGTCATAAGATACTTCATCGATGAGTATGATGACCCAGAgcagaaaataaatcaagatgGCAATCCGTACTGcaaaaatgtattcaataaaCTCGCAGAAGTTGGTCAGTCGTTTGAAGTTGGTGAAACGGCCGAAAACGAGGTCTACGCACACAGAGCAGATATGACGAAGATGAGAATAAAAGTATTCAAGTCTAATGAAGCGAATCCTCGTTACGTTACGGATGAAAACTGCAAACAGATTGGAAATATGTTGCTCGATATGCCCGGCTATGGAGTTGAAAGAAAGGTAACTGTGTCGCTAAGCTTTGGTGAAGAGGAGATTACATGTAAAGGAGTAAATAAGGCCACTGGAGAGTCAGTTCATGTGAGGTTAAACCTTCTCTCTAACGATTAA